From the Anoplopoma fimbria isolate UVic2021 breed Golden Eagle Sablefish chromosome 14, Afim_UVic_2022, whole genome shotgun sequence genome, one window contains:
- the ttc33 gene encoding tetratricopeptide repeat protein 33: protein MASFGWKRKAGEKVLKAVVQQFEAEAEKTEAAAGPSQEDQVDWLLAIKRRREILLEDCAAKSQRLKDDGAVLAEHGRHWEAIKKLDEAIQLTPDNALLYEMKSQILTILQEVFPAVKAAEMAVKFRPLWWEGWQTLGRAQLNLGEVDLAVRSFQVAIHLCPSERTLWQEDLEWAWRLQKQHLATKEKTRQEEEAKEQILNAPELQQDYDFESDEVLAACVAVAERQTRYEELKRTAVVIDAEGNIKNVLAGEEGSEDAVTPSQEQFVKVRGL from the exons ATGGCTTCATTCGGCTGGAAGAGGAAAGCTGGTGAGAAGGTTTTGAAGGCAGTGGTGCAGCAGTTCGAGGCCGAGGCGGAGAAGACGGAGGCTGCTGCTGGACCGAGTCAGGAGGACCAGGTGGACTGGCTGCTCGCCATCAAACGGCGGAGAGAGATCCTGCTGGAGGACTGTGCAGCCAAGAGCCAGAGGCTGAAGGATGATGGGGCAGTGCTGGCTGAGCATGgcag GCACTGGGAGGCCATTAAGAAGTTGGACGAGGCCATCCAGCTGACTCCAGACAACGCACTACTGTATGAGATGAAGTCTCAG ATACTGACCATTTTACAGGAAGTCTTTCCCGCGGTGAAGGCAGCGGAGATGGCGGTGAAGTTCCGCCCCCTTTGGTGGGAGGGCTGGCAGACTCTGGGCCGTGCCCAGCTCAACCTGGGAGAGGTGGACCTG GCGGTGAGGTCCTTCCAGGTTGCGATCCACCTGTGCCCATCCGAGCGCACCCTGTGGCAGGAAGACCTGGAGTGGGCCTGGAGGTTACAGAAGCAGCATTTGGCGACCAAGGAGAAGACTCGGCAAGAGGAGGAGGCCAAAGAACAGATCCTGAATGCCCCTGAGCTTCAGCAGGACTACGACTTTGAGTCCGATGAAGTGCTCGCCGCCTGCGTGGCGGTCGCAGAGAGACAGACGCGCTACGAGGAGCTGAAGAGGACCGCCGTGGTCATAGACGCTGAGgggaatataaaaaatgtactcGCTGGGGAGGAAGGATCAGAGGATGCAGTGACGCCATCACAAGAACAGTTTGTCAAAGTAAGAGGACTTTGA
- the ptger4b gene encoding prostaglandin E receptor 4 (subtype EP4) b, giving the protein MIEEVPASMNSTAAQGAFRPPTIPVIMFIFGVVGNVIAIVVLRISRKEQKETTFYTLVCGLAVTDLLGTLLASPVTIATYMKGAWPGGEPLCQYSGFILLFFFLVQLSIVFAMSVERYLAINHAYFYNEYVNQKLAALTLLGIYISNIVFCALPSLGFGQVKRQMSGTWCFIDWQNNQTSVATFNLMYAGVNSVIVLATVICNVMVCGALILMHKRFIRRTSLGTDQRRIADIRRRRSFGRLAGAEIQMVILLIATSAVVLICSIPLVLRIFVNQLFTNQTEVLFGLNKDLLAIRMASVNPILDPWIYILLRKTVVLKLMEKIKCLFCKMGGRGRRNGGHFRCADGRLSSSIVSRDSPSLVSRELKEIVSTSHTFLYPSEGTTVTSQTRTQSGSSLPGPQTLQGPQEVEGPQRGLSHSDLVDRAAGEPLRELPMCRKDPALHVTFTDETTNLQEKSI; this is encoded by the exons ATGATAGAAGAAGTCCCGGCAAGTATGAACTCCACGGCAGCACAGGGGGCATTTCGACCGCCCACCATCCCGGTGATCATGTTCATTTTCGGGGTGGTGGGGAATGTCATCGCTATAGTGGTTCTGCGGATATCACGAAAGGAACAAAAGGAGACAACTTTCTACACACTGGTGTGCGGCCTGGCAGTGACTGACCTCCTGGGCACGCTGCTGGCCAGTCCCGTCACCATCGCCACCTACATGAAGGGCGCCTGGCCGGGAGGGGAGCCGCTGTGCCAGTACTCCGGCTTCatcctgctcttcttcttcttggtccAGCTCAGCATTGTGTTTGCAATGTCAGTGGAGagatacttggcaataaaccatGCGTATTTCTACAACGAGTACGTCAACCAGAAACTCGCAGCGCTCACTCTTTTGGGCATTTACATTTCCAACATCGTGTTTTGCGCGCTGCCCAGTTTGGGGTTTGGGCAGGTGAAGCGCCAGATGTCGGGGACCTGGTGTTTCATCGACTGGCAGAACAACCAGACATCAGTAGCGACTTTTAACTTGATGTACGCGGGTGTGAACTCGGTCATCGTGCTGGCCACTGTCATATGCAACGTGATGGTGTGCGGGGCTCTGATCCTGATGCACAAGCGGTTCATCCGGCGCACGTCCTTGGGCACGGACCAGAGGCGCATCGCGGATATCAGGCGCAGACGGAGTTTCGGACGACTAGCCGGAGCAGAGATCCAGATGGTGATCCTGCTCATAGCTACCTCCGCTGTGGTTCTCATCTGCTCCATACCGTTAGTG CTGAGGATCTTTGTGAACCAGCTGTTCACAAACCAGACAGAAGTGCTTTTCGGGTTGAACAAAGACCTGCTGGCCATCCGCATGGCCTCTGTGAACCCCATCTTGGACCCTTGGATCTACATCCTGCTCAGAAAGACAGTGGTCCTCAAGCtgatggagaaaataaagtgtCTGTTCTGCAAAATGGGCGGGCGGGGACGGAGGAACGGCGGGCATTTCCGTTGCGCCGACGGCCGCCTCTCATCCTCCATCGTCTCACGAGACTCTCCCTCGCTGGTGTCACGAGAGCTGAAGGAAATTGTGAGCACCTCGCATACCTTCTTGTACCCGTCTGAGGGAACCACTGTGACATCTCAAACAAGGACACAAAGCGGTTCCAGCCTACCGGGGCCACAGACGTTACAGGGCCCCCAGGAAGTGGAGGGGCCTCAAAGGGGGCTTTCACACAGCGATTTAGTGGACAGAGCGGCAGGCGAGCCACTGAGAGAGCTTCCGATGTGTCGCAAGGACCCGGCTCTACATGTGACCTTCACGGATGAGACTACAAACTTACAGGAGAAAAGCATATAA